Proteins found in one Anoplolepis gracilipes chromosome 7, ASM4749672v1, whole genome shotgun sequence genomic segment:
- the LOC140667701 gene encoding uncharacterized protein — translation MSRRIFHCYLLLYSVSAILVCGSSRRIPRSASCPSCSQDCPEALTVQLPWYPDKESNPQPRVLRDFPVNSPRNSLHSNLIQGKISQDIIYDNNNILPSENSASLGNYKSSSLEEPASGNFFKNLVNKFPKFLDREIFSQNKSASTYPLARVLPSKQIFRSENVFRNPGTKYSSSLLEDRNFENNIKDKRESTDKISVVYRADRDTKPLDSRDTTSSNVILPQRLIPKIENTFRLLRNPIPRIFDEKRNAIRKSPNFINQQYNLTYPGRGYNSADFVLPEIKRDPYVHPLGDINIWQPTKNDDFYDNWDDIKDSSQSLNLEQLKQAENNFLEMYPAKKQEIVKDNNKQINKSYSLPQNLDTWELTDNEEAFDDRDFAAYKNSQKSAKINRLQEARNNWLEVFPTMKKNIKYLENKKGMDKEITEQENMNQEYFEDEIVQDAEKTEQSKFNPYAFSQNMNNWETIQNKELFDNLDFTRKYSSKTDQLEMYSEENKDKFFQNKGNENIILESKTQASDDRINRASDNNSYILPRYLNILNNAKYPADSSEIQKIPEVKADILLANPMKERNERFFMNEGIIQNNAPIQDLSLPKDSFYMDENNIRDKTQILTRLDSDLFDDIEDLPLEPTESTSIEFFDEYSTPKQ, via the exons ATGTCAAGACGAATTTTTCATTGCTATTTGTTACTTTATTCCGTGAGCGCGATCCTAGTTTGCGGATCGTCGCGCAGAATTCCTAGAAGTGCATCTTGTCCTTCGTGCAGTCAAGATTGTCCAGAAGCCTTGACTGTTCAGCTACCATG GTATCCAGATAAAGAATCAAATCCGCAGCCAAGAGTTTTACGAGATTTTCCCGTCAATTCGCCTCGAAATTCTCTTCACTCCAATTTGATACAAGGAAAAATCTCCCAAGATATAatatacgataataataatattttaccgaGTGAAAATTCAGCGTCCCTCGGAAACTACAAAAGTTCGTCCTTAGAAGAACCCGCAAGTggaaatttcttcaaaaaccTTGTCAATAAGTTTCCGAAATTTTTAGATAGAGAAAtcttttctcaaaataaatcTGCGAGTACATATCCTCTTGCTCGCGTTCTTCCatcaaaacaaattttcaGATCGGAAAATGTCTTCAGAAATCCTGGCACTAAATATTCCAGCTCCTTGTTAGAAGATAGAAACTtcgagaataatataaaagataaaagggaGTCTACAGATAAAATCTCCGTAGTTTATCGTGCCGATAGAGACACAAAGCCTTTGGATTCAAGAGATACTACTTCTTCAAATGTCATCTTGCCACAGAGACTCATCCCGAAGATCGAAAATACTTTCCGATTGCTGCGAAATCCGATTCCCCGTATCtttgatgaaaaaagaaatgcaatCAGGAAATCTccgaattttattaatcagcAATACAATCTAACGTATCCTGGAAGAGGATATAATTCCGCAGATTTCGTTTTGCCAGAAATTAAACGTGATCCTTACGTTCATCCCCTtggagatataaatatttggcaACCGACGAAAAATGATGATTTCTATGATAATTGGGACGACATAAAAGATTCATCACAGTCTTTAAATCTGGAACAGTTAAAGCAagctgaaaataattttttagaaatgtatCCTGcgaaaaaacaagaaattgTCAAGGATAATAATAAGCAAATCAATAAGTCTTATAGTCTCCCTCAGAATTTAGATACCTGGGAACTGACAGATAATGAAGAAGCCTTTGATGATCGGGATTTCGCCGCATACAAGAACTCGCAGAAATCcgcaaaaattaatcgattgCAAGAAGCTCGAAATAATTGGCTGGAAGTATTTCCcacgatgaaaaaaaatatcaaataccTTGAAAATAAGAAAGGCATGGATAAGGAAATCACGGAGCAGGAAAATATGAATCAGGAATATTTTGAAGACGAGATTGTACAAGATGCTGAAAAGACTGaacaaagtaaatttaatcctTATGCTTTTTCCCAGAATATGAATAATTGGGAAACAATACAGAATAAGGAACTTTTCGATAACTTGGATTTTACACGCAAATACTCATCGAAGACGGATCAATTGGAAATGTATTCTGAAGAAAATAAGGATAAGttctttcaaaataaaggaaacgaaaatataattcttgaaAGTAAAACACAAGCTAGTGATGATCGAATTAATCGTGCATCCGATAATAATTCTTACATCCTTCCTcgatacttaaatattttaaataatgcgaAATATCCTGCCGATTCCTCGGAGATACAAAAAATACCAGAAGTTAAAGCTGATATATTACTTGCAAATCCTATGAAAGAAAGGAATGAGAGATTTTTTATGAACGAAGGTATTATTCAGAATAATGCACCTATCCAAGATTTGAGTCTACCTAAGGATAGTTTTTATatggatgaaaataatataagggATAAAACTCAGATTTTGACAAGACTTGATTCTGATCTATTTGATGACATTGAAGATCTCCCACTAGAACCTACCGAATCGACGTCAATAGAATTCTTTGACGAATATTCCACACCTAAGCAATAA
- the LOC140667675 gene encoding LOW QUALITY PROTEIN: uncharacterized protein (The sequence of the model RefSeq protein was modified relative to this genomic sequence to represent the inferred CDS: substituted 1 base at 1 genomic stop codon) encodes MHSKSCCALFLLALVACQAAPSSKILEEKSISETETKLTKDLAPEETGTDKDRAKKSTTFCIEVHSGKEELVPCSPQKINKLPNVNLKNLNEKLSANNNVQLGSDPTSVVQYPSVSNVVFPPPQLLPNTVQQPSNVFVQPNFVQVPVQTQPPQSSVVHSASISQVQSQSLVPSLPPTPIINIIPAPPSAPCEKPNVSFQPAPQPPQLTPQPLQPTPQPPQPTLQPPKPAPHPTKPAPQPTKPAPLPFKPAPPKLQIRPEQWSAITRPEINFLPIGRPSCKSEVLLTPINTPVEYVYHRGHNNNYEYVPEVECSCRSEKQNPSNQLLFYTAPRSSMIAEQYNPNTIGSEDIFVASEMEGRHHKKKLRLHPSVQNSDIYSCSNNPPKYESTSYLTTYNIGPYTFSRPYETYDSYSKEMSSPYSNVPLIDVKAGGTFYRNSKDQTQKATSNNEQEENVAALPVEKENKXVIPKIKRDKILKKEEVVRFEQIPLKTDSLVVKYQFDFNLSTMHSKSCCALFLLALIACQAAPSSKILEEKSISETETKFTKDLTPEETGANKDRAKKSTTFCVKVRSGREELVPCSPQEINKLPNVNVKNPNQKPSANNNVQPGSDPISIVQYPSVSNVVLQPPQFSPNTVQQPSNVFVQPNFVQVPVQTQPPQSSVVHSASISQVQSQPVVPSFAPTPIINVIPAPLFAPGEKPSVPLQLAPQPLKPAPKQLNNPLWRPLPRPWPTFPNSYPRPRPRPKPQKPKSEQWPAITRLEKTLIPVVRPSYTSEVLFTLNTPVEYIYHRGYNNNDEDSSGVSHQYQQGSDKCSCQSEQQKTNNQVEFYPNSELRSSMIAAQYDPNIVGSEDELSAFAAQAREAMSTELIKIKQ; translated from the exons ATGCATTCGAAGAGTTGCTGCGCGTTGTTCCTGTTGGCGCTAGTCGCCTGCCAAGCCGCACCCTCGTCTAAGATACTCGAGGAGAAGTCAATCAGCGAGACGGAGACCAAGCTTACCAAAGATCTTGCGCCAGAAGAAACTGGCACGGACAAGGATAGAGCAAAGAAATCGACAACCTTCTGCATAGAGGTCCACTCAGGAAAGGAAGAATTGGTTCCCTGTAGCCCGCAGAAGATAAACAAATTACCTAATGTAAATCTCAAGAATCTTAATGAGAAACTATCGGCCAACAACAACGTGCAACTCGGATCTGATCCCACATCAGTAGTACAATATCCATCAGTTTCGAATGTCGTGTTCCCACCGCCGCAACTTTTACCAAACACGGTCCAGCAGCCTTCTAATGTATTTGTTCAACCAAACTTCGTACAAGTTCCGGTTCAAACTCAACCGCCACAATCTTCCGTTGTACATTCAGCGTCAATTTCTCAAGTTCAATCACAGTCCTTAGTACCATCTCTTCCTCCAACGCCAATCATTAACATAATACCGGCTCCCCCTTCTGCACCCTGCGAAAAACCGAATGTTTCATTCCAACCGGCGCCACAACCACCCCAATTGACACCACAGCCACTCCAACCGACGCCACAACCACCCCAACCGACGCTACAACCACCCAAACCGGCGCCACATCCCACCAAACCGGCGCCACAGCCCACCAAACCGGCGCCACTGCCCTTTAAACCGGCACCACCAAAACTGCAGATAAGGCCAGAACag TGGTCGGCGATTACGCGCccggaaataaattttcttccaATTGGACGTCCTTCCTGCAAATCTGAGGTATTACTCACACCGATTAATACTCCCGTGGAATATGTTTACCATAGAGGgcataacaataattatgag TATGTACCAGAAGTTGAGTGCAGTTGTCGATCCGAAAAGCAGAATCCCTCCAATCAATTACTGTTCTATACCGCACCTAGATCCTCGATGATAGCCGAACAATACAATCCCAACACGATAGGAAGTGAAGACATCTTTGTCGCCAGCGAAATG gaAGGAAGGcatcataaaaaaaagctCCGTTTGCATCCTTCAGTGCAAAATTCAGACATATATAGTTGTTCCAACAATCCTCCTAAATATGAATCTACTTCGTATCTCACGACATATAATATTGGCCCTTACACTTTTTCACGTCCCTATGAAACCTACGACTCTTATTCCAAGGAAATGTCTTCTCCCTATAGTAACGTACCGTTGATCGACGTAAAAGCAGGAGGAACATTTTATAGGAATTCAAAAGATCAAACACAAAAGGCTACGTCTAATAACGAGCAGGAAGAAAACGTAGCAGCACTGCCagtggaaaaagaaaacaagtaAGTGATACCAAAAatcaaaagagataaaattttgaaaaaagaaga agttGTCAGATTCGAG CAAATTCCTTTAAAAACCGACTCGCTCGTCGTAAAGTATCAGTTCGATTTCAATTTGTCAACGATGCATTCGAAAAGTTGCTGCGCGTTGTTCCTGTTGGCGCTAATCGCCTGCCAAGCCGCACCCTCGTCTAAGATACTCGAGGAGAAGTCAATCAGCGAGACGGAGACCAAGTTCACCAAAGATCTTACGCCAGAAGAAACTGGCGCGAACAAGGATAGAGCAAAAAAATCGACAACCTTCTGCGTAAAGGTCCGCTCAGGAAGAGAAGAATTGGTTCCCTGTAGCCCGCAGGAGATAAACAAGTTACCGAATGTAAATGTCAAGAATCCTAATCAGAAACCATCGGCCAACAACAACGTGCAACCCGGATCTGATCCTATATCAATAGTACAATATCCATCAGTTTCGAATGTCGTGCTTCAACCGCCGCAATTTTCACCAAACACGGTCCAACAGCCTTCTAATGTATTTGTTCAACCAAACTTCGTACAAGTTCCGGTTCAAACTCAACCGCCACAATCTTCCGTTGTACATTCAGCGTCAATTTCTCAAGTTCAATCACAGCCCGTAGTACCATCTTTTGCTCCAACACCAATCATTAACGTCATACCGGCTCCTCTCTTCGCACCCGGCGAAAAACCGAGTGTTCCACTCCAACTGGCACCACAACCACTTAAACCGGCAccaaaacaattaaataatccaCTGTGGCGACCACTACCACGGCCATGGCCAACATTCCCTAACTCATACCCAAGACCAAGACCAAGACCAAAACCACAAAAACCAAAGTCAGAACAG TGGCCGGCGATTACGCGCCTAGAAAAAACTCTTATTCCAGTTGTACGTCCTTCTTACACATCCGAGGTGTTATTCACACTCAATACTCCCGTGGAATATATTTACCATAGAGGGTATAACAATAATGATGAG GATTCATCAGGAGTATCGCATCAATATCAGCAAGGCTCAGACAAGTGCAGTTGTCAATCTGAACAGCAGAAGACCAATAATCAAGTGGAGTTCTATCCCAATAGCGAACTTAGGTCTTC